In the Cytophagales bacterium genome, one interval contains:
- a CDS encoding DUF4249 domain-containing protein translates to MITQRRSLLILLVLAAFGSCITPFDFESIGLKRSLVIDASLTNETRAHFVNLSYTFEIDTSRTDPAEGASVAFIDDTGIRTQLPERSPGLYTTDSSFTGIPGRTYVLEVTLVDGTEYRSTPELMPEPVPIDSIYGRYITIPTDDNDTDQTGVQVFLDARSTDGEPKNFRYTYRESFETPVPHGSQYDWSGTGANFRIFEREKPLGTCYRKGESTTTIVGTTRGLSENSILEFPIRFINESARELAYSYIIEVSQYTISNNAHEFYRYLQESNEGAGSLSDRQLGSINGNIADVSDPLTPVLGYFEVAGVAKTKRIFSYHEFLDDGIRTEEWICLPLEDGQDLGMGCTYIGVQPWQVRFTEVEEIINPRTGDTIRNIVTRFDYGIIDAFVNDPNCGGSERIVGFNDTGDQLFLAHELCGDCTLYGLLDRPSVWDD, encoded by the coding sequence ATGATAACGCAACGCAGGTCACTGCTTATACTACTAGTTTTAGCTGCATTTGGCAGCTGCATTACCCCTTTTGATTTTGAATCCATCGGACTTAAACGCTCATTGGTCATTGATGCTTCGTTGACTAACGAAACCAGGGCTCATTTCGTCAACCTCAGCTACACATTCGAGATAGATACCTCTCGCACTGATCCTGCAGAAGGCGCCAGCGTAGCTTTCATTGATGATACTGGCATCAGAACACAACTACCAGAACGGTCTCCAGGACTATACACCACCGATTCTAGTTTCACGGGAATACCTGGCAGGACGTATGTACTGGAAGTAACCCTGGTGGATGGAACGGAATATCGATCAACACCCGAGCTGATGCCCGAACCAGTACCTATCGATAGCATTTACGGTCGGTACATCACCATACCTACCGATGACAATGACACAGATCAGACGGGTGTGCAGGTCTTTCTGGATGCGCGTTCGACTGATGGTGAACCCAAGAATTTCCGGTACACTTATCGTGAGAGTTTCGAAACACCCGTACCGCATGGCTCACAATACGACTGGTCAGGTACAGGAGCGAACTTTAGGATTTTTGAACGAGAGAAACCCCTGGGTACGTGTTACCGAAAGGGCGAATCCACTACCACCATCGTAGGAACTACCCGAGGACTTTCGGAGAATAGTATTCTTGAATTTCCAATTCGCTTCATCAATGAATCCGCACGAGAATTGGCCTACAGCTACATCATTGAGGTAAGTCAATATACGATTTCCAACAACGCCCATGAGTTTTATCGCTATTTGCAGGAAAGTAATGAAGGTGCCGGAAGTTTATCTGATCGCCAATTGGGTAGCATTAATGGCAATATTGCTGATGTCAGTGATCCTCTAACGCCGGTTCTTGGATATTTCGAGGTAGCAGGTGTCGCTAAAACGAAAAGAATCTTTAGTTATCACGAATTTCTGGATGACGGCATCCGTACCGAGGAGTGGATCTGTCTACCCCTGGAAGATGGGCAAGACCTGGGCATGGGGTGTACCTATATTGGCGTTCAGCCATGGCAGGTCCGATTCACGGAGGTAGAAGAAATCATTAACCCCAGAACGGGTGACACGATCAGAAATATCGTAACCCGATTCGATTACGGCATCATCGATGCTTTCGTCAATGATCCGAATTGTGGGGGAAGTGAAAGAATTGTTGGGTTCAATGATACTGGAGATCAACTTTTCCTCGCACACGAATTATGCGGCGATTGTACGCTATACGGATTGCTGGACCGACCTTCGGTCTGGGACGACTAG
- a CDS encoding helix-turn-helix domain-containing protein produces the protein MHLDVASILGLFTIGQALFLAFSFSTIKAQNKLAAFLLIAIVFALAWYQTEFLAIRNRWEIPSGLFFGTRYGSWLLLGPLLYCYSKASCPLSWNFNRKAFLHFVPFLVFVVILPFLTHDLHTWRSVDYGLLTVFDHMNREPITFWQYVYGTVAFGQFIHLIIYALLAYRNLHQCQIELQKEYSNLLQKGYLWQRMFFLFTIIIVSAVGTFIGFQFITGIYRRHADYFYVVPLSLAIYCLMYQAIKFPQLFFDYAEELKPVRYEKSSLSPNASKAYIQKVVEAVESQSLYINRELRLTDVAKQLEMSPNHLSQVINENLQKNFFDFINQYRVTEAKKKIAEEPDKTLLQIAHEVGFNNKTSFNNAFKKHQGMTPSSYRGSLT, from the coding sequence ATGCATTTGGATGTCGCCTCCATACTTGGATTATTTACCATAGGGCAAGCCCTCTTTCTGGCTTTTTCTTTCAGCACAATAAAAGCGCAAAACAAGTTAGCAGCCTTCCTCCTTATCGCGATTGTTTTTGCGCTAGCCTGGTATCAAACAGAATTTCTGGCCATTCGAAACCGATGGGAAATACCATCGGGATTGTTTTTTGGTACTCGATATGGTTCCTGGTTACTGTTGGGCCCTTTGCTCTATTGCTACTCCAAAGCGAGCTGCCCACTTTCCTGGAACTTCAACCGAAAAGCATTTTTGCACTTTGTTCCTTTTCTGGTTTTTGTGGTGATATTACCCTTTTTGACCCATGATTTACATACCTGGAGATCCGTAGATTATGGTTTATTGACGGTTTTTGATCACATGAACCGGGAACCGATAACGTTTTGGCAGTATGTATATGGCACCGTGGCTTTTGGGCAATTCATACATCTGATTATCTATGCCCTGCTAGCCTACCGCAACCTGCATCAATGCCAGATAGAATTGCAAAAAGAATACTCCAATTTGCTGCAGAAAGGTTACCTCTGGCAACGGATGTTTTTCTTGTTTACCATCATCATTGTATCGGCCGTAGGCACGTTCATCGGTTTTCAGTTTATCACCGGAATCTATCGTCGGCACGCGGATTATTTCTATGTGGTGCCATTGTCCCTAGCGATCTATTGTCTCATGTATCAGGCGATCAAATTTCCACAGCTTTTTTTCGATTATGCCGAAGAATTGAAACCAGTTCGCTATGAAAAATCAAGCTTGTCTCCCAATGCTTCAAAAGCGTACATACAGAAAGTAGTCGAGGCTGTGGAGTCTCAATCACTCTACATCAACCGCGAGCTTCGACTCACAGATGTAGCTAAACAACTGGAAATGTCTCCCAATCATTTGTCTCAGGTAATCAACGAAAACCTGCAAAAGAATTTCTTTGATTTCATCAATCAATATCGAGTAACAGAAGCCAAGAAAAAGATCGCTGAAGAACCAGATAAGACCTTACTTCAAATTGCACATGAAGTCGGATTCAACAACAAAACTTCCTTTAACAATGCCTTCAAAAAGCACCAGGGGATGACGCCTTCCTCCTACAGGGGTAGTTTGACCTAA
- a CDS encoding acyltransferase family protein: MEKERRYDLDWLRVLVFGLLIFYHVGMFYVPWGWHIKNDLIHDWMRWPMIFVNQWRLPILFVISGMGTAFALGHRSSGQFIKERFLRLAIPLGVGMLMIVPPQVYIERIVNGDFTGSYWAWWTGPAFDGVYPEGNISWHHLWFLPYLFIYSLILSPVFIWIRNKFTSNLQSFGERLAAKPGLLFVFVFPLYLYESLLEPFFNVTHNLVHDWFNFISSMTLFFYGFLLINMDKKLWEAIHQLRFIAPTVGLFAFSGELIIWFNFEDSTIIHFTEALFKTTYLWSAIITIFAWAKIYLNKPSKLISYANRAVYPFYIFHQTVTIILGYFLLQVDYPFGIEITIMVGGTFLICWVLYEGVVLRTKVTKVMFGVK, translated from the coding sequence ATGGAAAAAGAAAGACGTTATGACCTGGATTGGTTAAGGGTACTGGTCTTTGGATTATTGATTTTTTATCACGTAGGCATGTTCTATGTGCCCTGGGGCTGGCACATCAAAAATGATTTGATCCACGATTGGATGCGATGGCCGATGATCTTCGTGAATCAATGGCGACTTCCCATCTTATTTGTAATCTCTGGAATGGGTACCGCCTTCGCATTGGGGCACAGGTCCAGTGGTCAATTTATCAAAGAACGTTTCCTAAGGCTGGCCATTCCTTTAGGAGTTGGCATGCTGATGATCGTTCCTCCACAAGTCTATATCGAACGAATTGTAAACGGTGATTTTACGGGTTCCTATTGGGCATGGTGGACCGGGCCAGCTTTCGATGGCGTTTATCCTGAAGGCAACATCAGCTGGCATCACTTATGGTTCCTTCCTTACCTGTTTATCTATTCACTCATTTTGAGTCCGGTATTTATATGGATCAGAAACAAATTCACAAGTAACCTACAATCATTTGGAGAACGGCTTGCTGCAAAACCTGGACTATTGTTTGTCTTTGTATTCCCGCTTTATCTGTACGAATCGCTGCTGGAACCCTTTTTCAATGTCACCCACAACCTTGTTCATGACTGGTTCAATTTCATCAGCAGCATGACTTTATTCTTTTATGGGTTCTTATTGATCAATATGGACAAGAAACTCTGGGAAGCCATTCATCAACTGCGGTTCATTGCTCCAACAGTCGGACTTTTTGCCTTCTCAGGTGAACTCATCATCTGGTTCAATTTTGAAGATTCCACGATCATTCACTTCACTGAGGCCTTGTTTAAAACGACTTATCTATGGTCAGCGATCATTACCATTTTTGCATGGGCCAAAATCTATCTCAATAAACCCAGCAAACTGATCAGCTATGCCAATCGGGCGGTGTATCCTTTTTACATCTTTCATCAGACAGTTACCATTATCCTTGGTTATTTCCTGCTTCAAGTAGATTATCCTTTTGGTATTGAAATTACAATCATGGTGGGTGGTACGTTTCTGATCTGCTGGGTGTTGTATGAGGGTGTGGTTTTGCGGACGAAAGTGACCAAAGTGATGTTTGGGGTGAAGTAG
- a CDS encoding aryl-sulfate sulfotransferase — MIRPFSHSTSLQLFSRVISVFIIVLLLQACDSGPKSFEELIEGKVSAQVNPFKRVPLGGKFDFKTTQPVKVKVEVKGKNPIKKSYSSFSTRHSIPVLGLYAGTSNEVVLELTTQEDQTFSKSFTLGTDPLPEFFPTVEIDQIDRSKMEPGMHLIEMLIANNGKFQSYTIIFDDAGDIRWFMDMSSTGQITYSALRNSLGNWLYLDWIDLYELDNLGREVKKEQLFNFAGNHYLEELPNGNVVMGGSRKDAAVRRSDGRQVVTRFDHVVEWNRRENRPGKHWDLAEVLDIDRAVFQEDYSLDFAADWFHLNSIAMTEDGSIIASGRNQGIVKVDTDNNPQWILAPHVAWGKAGRAGNGRETKNFLLTALDKNGQPLPASVQQGSQPADDFEWSTGQHSLNWLGDGRLLIFDNGLARNLSNNPTYSRAVEYQIDEENRTIQQVWQYGKERGLDMYSPITSDVDILPRTGNRLIIAGNIRVKQDTPHSKLIELKGDEVVFECRVLFKDAKGTGEKSWAQFDLVFKGERYSLYGN; from the coding sequence ATGATTCGACCTTTCTCGCACAGCACTTCGTTACAGCTTTTCTCAAGAGTGATCAGCGTCTTCATCATTGTTCTTTTGCTTCAAGCATGTGATTCCGGCCCAAAAAGTTTTGAAGAACTAATTGAAGGCAAGGTCAGCGCTCAAGTCAATCCCTTTAAGCGTGTTCCACTGGGGGGTAAGTTCGATTTCAAGACAACCCAGCCAGTCAAAGTAAAAGTGGAAGTGAAGGGTAAAAACCCAATTAAAAAATCTTATTCATCCTTTTCAACGAGACACAGTATTCCTGTACTAGGCCTATATGCAGGTACCAGCAATGAAGTCGTGCTGGAATTAACGACACAAGAAGATCAAACTTTCTCTAAGAGTTTTACATTAGGAACGGATCCACTACCGGAATTTTTCCCCACTGTAGAAATTGATCAAATCGATCGCTCGAAGATGGAGCCGGGCATGCATCTGATCGAAATGTTGATCGCCAATAATGGTAAATTCCAGTCATATACCATCATTTTTGACGATGCGGGGGACATCCGTTGGTTCATGGACATGAGTAGCACGGGTCAGATCACCTATTCTGCGCTTCGAAACAGCCTTGGCAATTGGTTGTACCTGGATTGGATCGACCTTTATGAATTGGATAATCTCGGAAGAGAAGTCAAAAAAGAACAACTATTCAATTTCGCAGGAAATCACTATCTGGAAGAATTACCCAACGGAAATGTTGTGATGGGTGGTTCCCGTAAAGATGCAGCAGTTCGTAGATCAGATGGCCGCCAGGTAGTGACACGCTTCGATCATGTAGTCGAATGGAACCGACGGGAAAATCGTCCCGGCAAGCACTGGGATTTGGCTGAAGTATTGGACATTGACCGTGCTGTATTTCAGGAAGACTATAGCCTGGACTTTGCCGCAGACTGGTTTCATCTCAATAGCATTGCCATGACAGAAGATGGATCCATCATTGCTTCGGGCAGGAATCAAGGCATTGTGAAAGTGGATACCGATAACAACCCACAATGGATTCTCGCTCCACATGTGGCCTGGGGTAAAGCCGGAAGAGCAGGTAACGGACGTGAAACAAAAAACTTCTTACTTACCGCGCTAGACAAAAACGGACAGCCGCTTCCGGCCAGTGTACAACAAGGCTCACAACCCGCAGATGATTTTGAGTGGAGTACAGGGCAGCATTCTTTGAACTGGCTAGGTGATGGTCGGTTGTTGATATTCGACAATGGACTGGCACGTAATCTGAGCAATAATCCAACTTACTCACGTGCCGTGGAATATCAGATAGATGAAGAAAACCGTACCATTCAACAAGTTTGGCAATATGGAAAAGAACGTGGACTGGACATGTATTCTCCAATCACCAGCGATGTAGACATATTGCCCAGAACCGGAAATCGATTGATCATTGCAGGGAACATCCGGGTCAAACAAGATACGCCACATTCCAAATTGATCGAGCTGAAAGGTGATGAAGTTGTCTTTGAATGTCGTGTATTATTTAAAGATGCGAAAGGAACTGGGGAAAAGAGCTGGGCGCAGTTCGACCTGGTGTTTAAAGGGGAAAGGTATTCGCTGTACGGGAATTAG
- a CDS encoding YceI family protein, translating to MKTRSLFSLAAFMLLCSIATAQNYVIDPGHSSVQIRIQRFGVVDVVGRFKDVSGSITYDANDLNKTAAEAIIKVNSYDANNSGGEEAVKSPAFLDAATYPEITFQSKSTSVEEGQSLLIGDLTIHGTTREVALPFTINGPLPDLPTRKQSIAAEASISINRQDYGVSFDRKLPNGTSLIGDEVKITLIILALAE from the coding sequence ATGAAAACAAGATCACTTTTTAGTCTGGCAGCTTTCATGCTACTGTGCAGCATAGCCACCGCTCAAAACTATGTTATTGACCCAGGTCACAGTTCGGTCCAGATTCGAATCCAACGATTCGGTGTAGTGGATGTTGTTGGGAGGTTCAAAGATGTCTCAGGAAGCATCACTTATGACGCCAACGACTTAAACAAAACCGCTGCCGAAGCGATCATAAAAGTCAATAGCTATGATGCCAACAATTCTGGTGGTGAAGAGGCCGTGAAGAGTCCTGCTTTTCTGGATGCAGCCACTTATCCTGAGATCACTTTCCAAAGTAAAAGCACTTCCGTAGAAGAAGGACAAAGCCTACTCATTGGTGACCTGACGATCCACGGCACAACGCGTGAAGTAGCCCTTCCGTTTACGATAAACGGGCCATTGCCAGACCTACCCACCAGAAAGCAATCTATTGCAGCAGAAGCCTCCATTTCTATCAACCGACAGGACTATGGTGTAAGTTTTGACCGGAAACTGCCCAATGGTACCAGTCTTATCGGAGATGAGGTAAAAATCACTTTGATTATCCTGGCCCTTGCTGAGTAA
- a CDS encoding YceI family protein: protein MLSNIMILLFWVNPGMQNRTLVLNNERSELSFMITHMGFLTVEGNFGAFDASLTMENDYISQIEGTIQVASIYTEESTRDETLKGPVYLDAKRFPTMTFSSNSILLSTSENQINGRLRIKSEEREVVIPYQIEHLDTSLILTAEVLILRSEFNLDFGAMDQLIGDEIKVSAKLVFVD, encoded by the coding sequence TTGCTGAGTAATATAATGATCCTGCTTTTCTGGGTGAACCCAGGTATGCAAAACCGAACGCTTGTCCTGAATAACGAGCGTTCGGAGCTTTCATTCATGATAACGCACATGGGTTTCCTTACCGTCGAGGGAAACTTTGGCGCATTTGACGCATCCCTCACTATGGAAAATGACTACATCTCGCAAATTGAAGGAACGATCCAGGTCGCAAGTATCTATACGGAAGAATCCACACGGGATGAAACACTGAAAGGACCTGTCTATCTGGATGCTAAACGTTTTCCGACGATGACATTTAGCAGCAATAGCATCCTTCTTTCTACTTCCGAAAATCAAATCAACGGACGATTGAGAATCAAGTCAGAAGAGCGCGAGGTAGTGATTCCGTACCAAATCGAGCATCTTGACACTTCTCTTATTCTTACAGCAGAAGTCTTGATTCTCCGAAGTGAATTCAACCTGGATTTTGGAGCCATGGACCAGTTGATCGGGGATGAAATCAAGGTTTCAGCAAAGCTGGTTTTCGTGGATTGA
- a CDS encoding YceI family protein, which produces MSRLKLFILATLLSASSGFAQSGLMEEIFQLDRSHSYVNFSITYMGYAKVRGSFSDFNAAIRYDENDLSKTSVSFVLKVASIDTNNDWRDKDLQSPGWFDAEVFPTIQFTSTAANSEGNHLIVTGDLTIKDVTQSIELKMKKPLGVLKDNRDDLQVIFEGSYSLNRKAYHVMGKRWDQVKEGIASLSDEVTVEFSLLGKQIKAGNFSNWLRNPRSPQHHIYQAYNQGGTTQAIEQYQAMQDTMNVGHRALNMVGYMLVQENKAADAVVLLQRNAQDFPEQTNAFESLGEALTHANRIEEAHVVYQKALELDANNVIALEVLKHFQ; this is translated from the coding sequence ATGTCAAGACTCAAATTATTCATTTTAGCGACGCTTTTATCAGCTTCATCCGGTTTTGCGCAATCCGGCCTGATGGAAGAAATCTTCCAACTCGACAGAAGTCACTCTTATGTCAATTTCTCCATCACTTACATGGGGTATGCCAAGGTACGTGGAAGTTTCTCGGATTTCAATGCAGCCATCAGATATGATGAAAACGACCTCAGCAAAACGTCCGTTAGTTTCGTTTTGAAAGTCGCATCCATCGATACCAACAATGATTGGCGTGATAAAGACCTCCAATCACCCGGATGGTTCGATGCGGAAGTATTTCCAACCATCCAATTCACCAGTACAGCCGCAAATTCCGAAGGCAATCATTTGATTGTAACCGGCGACCTCACCATCAAAGATGTCACCCAATCCATCGAACTTAAAATGAAGAAGCCTCTCGGTGTATTAAAGGACAATCGAGACGACCTCCAGGTAATCTTCGAAGGCAGCTATTCCCTCAATCGCAAGGCCTACCATGTCATGGGCAAGCGTTGGGATCAGGTCAAAGAAGGCATTGCCTCCCTGTCAGATGAGGTCACGGTAGAGTTCAGTTTATTGGGCAAACAAATAAAGGCGGGAAATTTCAGCAACTGGCTGCGTAATCCTCGCAGCCCGCAACACCACATTTATCAAGCCTACAACCAGGGAGGCACCACCCAGGCAATCGAACAATATCAGGCCATGCAAGACACGATGAATGTGGGGCACCGCGCCCTCAATATGGTCGGATACATGCTCGTACAGGAGAACAAAGCGGCTGACGCAGTAGTCCTGCTACAGCGAAACGCTCAGGATTTTCCCGAACAAACCAATGCATTTGAAAGCCTCGGCGAAGCATTGACACATGCCAACCGGATCGAAGAAGCTCATGTAGTCTATCAAAAGGCACTGGAATTGGATGCCAATAATGTGATTGCCCTTGAAGTCCTCAAACACTTTCAATAG
- a CDS encoding LytTR family DNA-binding domain-containing protein, protein MYQKVTTFFDQPYPFIHHGKLVLRNALLVFGMAFCFDYFFEPYNVYRPEHRWPYPIIVLAHAAHGATQYLIYGLILGKIVSRDDWKLYKEFTFLGYLLISIGIGSFLIRDLIYDNPGNWEMRYLIEEVRNTLLTGSLLLFFMTYINFRVLKSQHQTEASKIVSTQHEQNKEIVQLQTPLNSEEIAFQIDELILAKAEGNYVRFFVRNNDQVKEHFIRISLSNVAEQLSTFPQVIRTHRAFLYNINHLDKVEGNAQGYFLHTAAIDFQVPVSRSQLASFDARIALTS, encoded by the coding sequence ATGTACCAAAAGGTCACGACATTTTTTGATCAGCCCTACCCTTTCATTCATCATGGGAAATTGGTTTTGCGAAATGCATTGCTGGTCTTTGGTATGGCTTTCTGTTTCGACTATTTCTTTGAACCATATAATGTTTATCGTCCCGAACACCGCTGGCCCTATCCGATCATTGTTTTAGCACATGCAGCACACGGAGCCACACAGTATTTGATCTACGGACTGATCCTGGGCAAAATCGTCTCCAGAGACGATTGGAAACTTTACAAGGAATTCACCTTCCTGGGCTATTTACTCATCAGTATCGGTATCGGTAGTTTTCTGATCAGAGACCTTATCTACGACAATCCGGGTAACTGGGAAATGCGTTATCTGATTGAAGAAGTAAGAAATACACTACTCACGGGAAGCTTGCTGCTGTTCTTCATGACCTACATCAACTTCAGGGTCCTCAAATCGCAACACCAGACAGAAGCATCTAAAATTGTCAGCACCCAACACGAGCAAAACAAGGAAATTGTCCAACTCCAGACCCCCTTGAATTCTGAAGAAATAGCCTTCCAAATAGACGAATTAATTCTTGCCAAAGCAGAAGGCAATTATGTTCGATTCTTTGTCAGGAACAATGACCAGGTTAAGGAACATTTCATTCGAATTAGCCTCTCCAATGTAGCAGAACAACTGTCCACATTTCCTCAAGTCATTAGAACACACCGGGCATTCCTTTACAATATCAATCACCTGGACAAAGTAGAAGGCAATGCTCAAGGTTATTTCCTGCACACCGCGGCCATTGATTTTCAAGTTCCGGTTTCAAGAAGTCAACTGGCCAGTTTTGATGCCCGGATCGCCCTGACCTCCTGA
- a CDS encoding sulfotransferase, with protein MALKVIGAGGPRTGTASLKVALETLGFGKCYHMEWVFNNTHQVKLWQELYETGTTNFDELFDGFQSTVDFPGHLNYKIFMEQYPDAKVILSERDPDLWYESSLRTVYSVTPKTFWEKLGMLGKMIRSKRFRELAGAFRLVEKYIWKGFYGNQFSNKEKAIALYKKHNEEVKAHVPADKLLIFRPEDGWEPLCKFLEVPVPEIPYPRKNQRKDFQEQLSKMINTGEKLELK; from the coding sequence ATGGCATTGAAAGTAATCGGCGCAGGTGGCCCCAGAACAGGAACAGCTTCCTTAAAAGTAGCTTTAGAAACTTTAGGTTTTGGTAAGTGCTACCATATGGAGTGGGTATTCAACAATACCCATCAGGTAAAACTTTGGCAAGAACTTTACGAAACAGGGACGACCAATTTCGATGAGTTGTTCGATGGCTTTCAAAGTACCGTGGACTTTCCGGGTCATTTGAATTACAAAATATTCATGGAGCAGTATCCCGATGCCAAAGTGATCCTTTCAGAGCGAGATCCTGATCTTTGGTATGAAAGTTCGCTTCGCACCGTATATTCCGTCACTCCGAAAACGTTTTGGGAAAAGCTGGGAATGCTCGGTAAGATGATCCGATCCAAGCGTTTTCGCGAATTAGCAGGAGCCTTCCGATTAGTCGAGAAATACATTTGGAAAGGATTCTACGGCAATCAGTTCAGCAACAAAGAAAAAGCCATAGCACTGTATAAGAAGCATAACGAAGAGGTGAAAGCGCATGTGCCCGCAGATAAATTATTGATCTTCAGACCCGAGGATGGATGGGAGCCACTTTGTAAGTTCTTAGAAGTCCCTGTGCCGGAGATCCCTTATCCGCGAAAGAATCAACGAAAAGATTTTCAAGAGCAGCTCTCCAAAATGATCAATACCGGAGAGAAGCTGGAGTTGAAGTAA
- the yaaA gene encoding peroxide stress protein YaaA has translation MIAVVSPAKSLDFETPYTGRFTTPRKLERSSDLIEVLRKKEPEEIGNLMSISDKLAQLNVERYHTFESNHDLGNAKPSLFAFQGDVYQGLDASTFEQGDVDFAQEHFRILSGLYGLLRPLDLIQPYRLEMGTKLAFDDYRTLYDFWAHQIAELINNDLKEQGDDILVNLASQEYFKSVDQKALNARVIDVEFKDLKGEDYKIISFYAKKARGLMSRYIIQHRISDIEDLKGFDLGGYYFDEKASSKNQLCFKRN, from the coding sequence ATGATTGCAGTGGTGTCCCCGGCCAAAAGCCTTGATTTCGAAACTCCTTATACCGGAAGGTTCACAACTCCCAGAAAATTGGAGCGGTCTTCTGACCTGATTGAGGTACTTCGAAAGAAAGAACCTGAAGAGATTGGCAACCTCATGTCCATCAGCGACAAACTCGCGCAATTGAATGTGGAACGCTATCACACCTTCGAATCAAACCATGACCTGGGCAATGCAAAACCCAGCTTGTTTGCCTTTCAGGGAGATGTTTATCAGGGTCTGGATGCCAGCACCTTCGAACAAGGGGACGTGGACTTTGCACAAGAGCATTTCCGCATCCTATCCGGTTTGTATGGACTGCTTCGTCCATTGGACCTCATCCAGCCCTACCGGCTGGAAATGGGAACAAAACTCGCCTTTGATGATTACAGGACGCTTTATGATTTCTGGGCACATCAGATAGCAGAACTGATCAATAACGACCTGAAAGAACAGGGAGATGATATTTTGGTCAACCTTGCCTCTCAGGAATATTTCAAATCCGTCGATCAAAAGGCGTTGAATGCTCGTGTGATCGATGTGGAATTCAAAGACCTCAAAGGAGAGGATTACAAGATCATTTCATTTTATGCCAAGAAAGCCAGAGGGCTGATGTCGAGGTACATCATTCAGCATCGAATCTCGGACATTGAAGATTTAAAAGGCTTTGATCTCGGAGGATATTATTTTGACGAAAAGGCATCTTCGAAAAATCAACTTTGCTTCAAACGAAACTAG